The Flavobacterium marginilacus genome window below encodes:
- a CDS encoding dihydrofolate reductase family protein: MRKLIMWNVMTLDGCFEGNQNWDLSFHGTVYGEELERLSIEQLNAADCIIFGRVTYEGMAAYWTNEKGEVADLMNGIPKIVISKTLKTADWNNTTLISENAAAEIKKLKKQDGKDMYVFGSANLSETFINEDLFDEYRICIAPVLLGNGQPLFRQGIVPKNLSLVSTQQLTTGGVILKYSR, translated from the coding sequence ATGAGAAAACTGATAATGTGGAACGTAATGACCCTCGACGGCTGCTTTGAAGGAAACCAAAATTGGGATTTATCCTTTCATGGTACTGTTTATGGAGAAGAGCTTGAACGATTAAGCATCGAACAGTTAAATGCTGCGGATTGCATTATATTCGGGCGAGTAACCTATGAAGGAATGGCAGCCTATTGGACTAACGAAAAAGGCGAAGTTGCCGATTTGATGAATGGAATTCCAAAAATTGTTATTTCCAAAACATTAAAAACCGCCGATTGGAACAACACAACGCTTATCAGTGAGAACGCTGCTGCCGAAATTAAAAAACTAAAAAAACAAGATGGAAAAGACATGTATGTTTTTGGCAGTGCAAACCTTTCTGAAACTTTTATAAATGAGGATCTTTTTGACGAATACCGAATTTGCATTGCACCAGTTCTTTTAGGCAATGGACAGCCATTATTCAGACAAGGCATTGTTCCTAAAAATCTATCTCTTGTTTCAACCCAACAGCTTACAACAGGCGGAGTGATTTTAAAATATTCAAGATAA
- a CDS encoding DUF6398 domain-containing protein has protein sequence MTKQEIKQIEEKLLELTGAFCAQKLDDDYFQLCEKLIKKLGRKRDVPFQRGKIEIWAAAVIYAIGSINFLFDKSFEPYVTANQISDYFGTKNATVSNKAREIRDMLKLSHFDSEFSTQNIMESHPFNQITTMFDDFNEMVAVDDFFVSIYELPNDLQEMVRKARAKGEDIHFQTK, from the coding sequence ATGACCAAACAAGAAATAAAGCAAATAGAAGAAAAACTTCTAGAACTGACAGGAGCGTTTTGCGCTCAAAAATTAGATGACGATTACTTCCAGCTATGTGAAAAATTAATCAAAAAACTTGGACGAAAAAGAGATGTCCCTTTTCAAAGAGGAAAAATTGAGATTTGGGCAGCAGCTGTCATTTATGCCATAGGGTCAATAAATTTTTTATTTGACAAATCGTTTGAACCGTATGTCACTGCAAATCAAATCAGCGACTACTTTGGAACAAAAAACGCAACAGTATCTAATAAAGCCCGTGAAATTAGGGATATGTTGAAACTGTCTCATTTTGATTCTGAGTTTTCTACACAAAATATAATGGAATCACACCCATTCAATCAAATAACAACAATGTTTGATGATTTTAACGAAATGGTAGCGGTAGATGATTTTTTTGTTTCTATATATGAATTGCCAAATGATTTACAAGAAATGGTCAGAAAGGCAAGGGCAAAAGGTGAAGATATTCATTTTCAAACAAAATAG
- a CDS encoding WG repeat-containing protein → MGGGDTTEKWVIPPQFEIIGEFSEGLAAAQQNNKLGFIDKKGKWVIQPVFDGNPPFDYCYVKFSEGLAGVAKNRLVGYINKKGEWRIKPKFRGIAYKFKDGLAKARALEGYKFGYINKSGEWVIKPIYDWIDEFSEGLATVHINKNAQGFSQDKSCGFIDRKGNQVIPLQYDFANSFSEGLARVRKNDKWGFINRKGNCIVPIIYDCVLTISEGLAGVEQNGKWGFMDTTGKWIIKPEFNKAESFHNGRAKVILNGEVGYIGIIK, encoded by the coding sequence ATGGGGGGGGGTGACACTACTGAAAAATGGGTAATACCACCTCAATTTGAAATTATAGGAGAATTTTCTGAAGGCTTAGCCGCAGCCCAACAAAATAATAAATTAGGATTCATTGATAAAAAGGGAAAATGGGTCATTCAACCTGTATTTGATGGAAATCCTCCATTTGATTATTGTTATGTTAAATTTTCTGAGGGATTGGCAGGTGTTGCAAAAAACAGATTGGTTGGCTATATAAATAAAAAAGGAGAATGGCGAATCAAGCCAAAATTTCGGGGTATTGCGTATAAATTTAAAGACGGATTGGCGAAAGCAAGAGCTTTGGAGGGCTATAAGTTTGGCTATATAAATAAGTCTGGGGAGTGGGTAATCAAACCAATATATGATTGGATAGATGAATTTTCCGAGGGATTGGCAACTGTACATATAAACAAAAATGCCCAAGGTTTTAGTCAAGATAAAAGCTGTGGATTTATTGATAGGAAAGGAAATCAAGTAATACCACTCCAATATGATTTTGCTAATAGTTTTTCTGAGGGTTTAGCGAGAGTAAGAAAAAATGATAAATGGGGATTTATAAATCGAAAAGGCAATTGTATAGTTCCAATTATTTATGATTGCGTGTTGACTATTTCTGAAGGTCTTGCAGGAGTGGAGCAAAACGGAAAATGGGGTTTTATGGACACAACTGGAAAATGGATTATTAAACCTGAATTTAACAAAGCGGAAAGTTTTCATAATGGACGAGCAAAGGTAATATTGAATGGAGAAGTAGGATATATTGGGATTATTAAATAA
- the lpdA gene encoding dihydrolipoyl dehydrogenase, whose translation MSSFDVVIIGSGPGGYVSAIRCAQLGFKTAIIEKYSTLGGTCLNVGCIPSKALLSSSHHYAEIKHFADHGIEVSGDVKINLEKMIARKQAVVDQTSGGVNFLMEKNKITVFNGLGSFVDATHVAVAKADGTSETIEAKNIIIATGSKPSSLPFIKIDKERIITSTEALALNEVPKHLVIIGGGVIGIELGQVYLRLGAEVSVVEFMDRIIPGMDGALSKELTKVLKKQGMKFYTSHKVQSVERKGDAVIVQAENAKGEVITLEGDYSLVSVGRRPYTDGLNAENAGVKISDRGQVEVNDHLQTSVPNIYAIGDVVRGAMLAHKAEEEGTMVAEILAGQKPHIDYNLIPGVVYTWPEVAAVGQTEEQLKASGTKYKVGSFPFKALGRARASADLDGFVKILADEKTDEVLGVHMIGARTADLIAEAVTAMEYKASAEDISRMSHAHPTFAEAVKEAALAATDNRALHV comes from the coding sequence ATGAGTTCATTTGACGTAGTCATTATAGGTTCTGGGCCAGGAGGATATGTTTCGGCTATCCGTTGTGCACAATTGGGTTTCAAAACTGCAATTATAGAAAAATATTCAACTTTGGGCGGAACTTGCTTAAATGTAGGCTGTATTCCATCTAAAGCGTTGTTGTCGTCTTCACATCATTATGCTGAAATTAAGCATTTTGCCGATCACGGAATTGAAGTTTCGGGTGATGTAAAAATCAATTTGGAGAAAATGATTGCCCGTAAACAAGCAGTTGTAGATCAGACATCTGGAGGAGTTAATTTCCTGATGGAGAAAAATAAAATTACCGTTTTTAATGGTTTAGGTTCTTTTGTGGATGCGACTCACGTTGCTGTTGCAAAAGCAGATGGAACGTCAGAAACTATTGAGGCTAAAAATATTATCATTGCTACCGGTTCTAAACCATCGTCTTTGCCTTTTATCAAAATCGACAAGGAAAGAATCATCACTTCAACAGAAGCTTTGGCGCTTAATGAAGTTCCGAAACACCTTGTGATCATTGGTGGTGGTGTGATCGGGATTGAATTGGGTCAAGTCTATTTACGATTGGGAGCCGAGGTTTCGGTTGTGGAATTCATGGACAGAATTATTCCTGGAATGGACGGTGCTTTGTCTAAAGAATTGACTAAAGTGCTGAAAAAACAAGGAATGAAATTCTACACTTCGCACAAAGTACAATCGGTTGAGCGTAAAGGTGATGCCGTGATTGTTCAGGCTGAAAATGCAAAAGGTGAAGTGATTACTTTGGAAGGGGATTATTCTTTGGTTTCTGTTGGCCGTCGTCCTTATACTGATGGTTTGAACGCAGAAAATGCAGGAGTTAAAATTTCGGATAGAGGACAAGTAGAGGTAAATGATCATTTGCAGACTTCTGTTCCAAATATTTATGCAATTGGTGACGTGGTTCGTGGAGCGATGTTGGCTCACAAAGCGGAAGAAGAAGGAACTATGGTTGCTGAAATCTTGGCTGGTCAAAAACCGCACATTGACTACAACTTGATTCCTGGTGTGGTTTACACTTGGCCAGAGGTTGCTGCTGTTGGACAAACCGAGGAGCAATTGAAAGCTTCGGGAACAAAATACAAAGTGGGAAGTTTTCCTTTCAAAGCTTTAGGACGTGCTCGTGCGAGTGCCGATCTTGACGGATTTGTAAAAATCCTTGCTGATGAAAAAACAGATGAAGTTCTTGGTGTTCACATGATTGGTGCCAGAACTGCTGATTTGATAGCAGAAGCGGTTACTGCGATGGAATACAAAGCTTCTGCCGAAGATATTTCCAGAATGTCACATGCGCACCCAACATTTGCGGAAGCAGTAAAAGAAGCAGCATTGGCAGCAACGGACAACAGAGCTTTGCACGTATAA
- a CDS encoding DoxX family protein, with amino-acid sequence MKTATFFIRTIIGLLLVLVSLAYFFNLMPDLSSSGDFKAFQLGLISAVYLMPMVKTVELLCGISFITGKYVTLSNIMVLPVSTNILFINFFLNPNGIPLAIFVFSGNLFLIYSYWKNYKSLFKA; translated from the coding sequence ATGAAAACTGCTACTTTCTTTATCCGTACAATAATTGGCTTATTGCTAGTTTTAGTATCCCTCGCCTATTTTTTTAATTTAATGCCAGATCTCTCAAGCAGCGGAGATTTTAAAGCTTTTCAATTGGGCTTAATTTCTGCAGTCTATTTAATGCCAATGGTTAAAACGGTGGAATTATTATGCGGCATTTCATTTATCACAGGAAAGTATGTTACTTTGTCAAATATTATGGTTCTCCCCGTCAGCACAAATATACTATTCATAAATTTTTTCCTAAATCCAAACGGAATACCATTAGCTATCTTTGTTTTCTCGGGTAATTTATTTCTAATCTACAGTTATTGGAAAAATTATAAAAGCTTATTCAAAGCGTAA
- a CDS encoding anthranilate synthase component I family protein translates to MRTSIYKFIEDPIAFKRKLVSWGQQFREITFLDSNSFSDEYSRFDCVLATDAFTSIKTDYDNAFDDLKQYQQTAKDWLFGYLAYDLKNDTEHLKSDNFDGLDFPDLFFFQPKKLFLLKEDQLEIQYLNMCDDEIEEDFENIINYKIETNVPADAVLIQQRISKQHYLDKVSKLLAHINQGDVYEVNFCMEFFAENANINPLEKFLKLNEISQAPFTVFFKNNKQFLLSASPERYIKKEGDILISQPIKGTSKRFLDPVEDELSKNNLAQDPKERAENIMITDLVRNDLSHTAQKASVIVKELCGIYSFLQVHQMISTITSKMDLKYAPVDALRTTFPMGSMTGAPKYAAMEIIEKLEETKRGLYSGAVGYFSPNGDFDFNVVIRSILYNQEKHYVSFSVGSAITSLSIPEKEYEECLLKAKAMHEVLQ, encoded by the coding sequence TTGAGAACTTCTATTTACAAATTTATTGAGGATCCAATAGCTTTTAAGCGAAAGCTGGTGAGCTGGGGACAGCAGTTTCGGGAAATAACTTTTCTGGATAGTAATTCATTTTCCGATGAATATTCCAGATTTGATTGTGTTCTGGCCACTGATGCTTTTACTTCTATAAAAACCGATTATGATAATGCTTTTGATGATTTAAAGCAATATCAGCAGACAGCAAAAGACTGGTTATTTGGTTATTTGGCATATGATTTAAAAAATGATACAGAGCATTTAAAATCCGATAATTTTGATGGTCTGGATTTTCCGGATTTATTTTTTTTTCAGCCAAAAAAATTATTTCTGCTAAAGGAAGATCAGCTGGAAATTCAGTACCTTAATATGTGTGATGATGAAATTGAAGAAGATTTTGAAAACATCATTAATTACAAAATTGAGACAAATGTTCCTGCTGATGCCGTTTTGATACAGCAGCGGATCTCAAAGCAGCATTATTTAGATAAAGTTTCTAAATTATTAGCTCATATTAATCAGGGAGATGTTTATGAGGTTAATTTCTGTATGGAGTTTTTTGCAGAAAATGCCAATATAAATCCTTTGGAAAAATTTCTGAAACTTAATGAAATTTCGCAGGCGCCGTTTACCGTTTTCTTTAAGAATAACAAGCAGTTTCTGCTTTCTGCCTCTCCTGAAAGATATATTAAAAAAGAAGGCGATATTCTCATTTCCCAGCCTATAAAAGGAACTTCAAAACGTTTTTTAGATCCTGTTGAGGATGAACTGTCTAAAAATAATCTGGCACAAGATCCTAAAGAAAGAGCAGAGAATATCATGATAACCGACTTGGTTCGTAATGATTTGTCGCATACCGCTCAGAAAGCTTCTGTTATTGTAAAAGAGCTTTGCGGAATTTATTCTTTTTTGCAGGTGCATCAGATGATTTCTACGATCACTTCCAAAATGGATTTGAAATATGCACCCGTCGATGCACTCAGAACTACATTTCCTATGGGGAGCATGACTGGTGCTCCTAAATATGCTGCTATGGAAATCATAGAAAAGCTGGAGGAGACCAAACGCGGTTTGTACAGCGGTGCAGTGGGATATTTTTCGCCCAATGGAGATTTTGATTTTAATGTTGTAATCCGCAGTATTCTGTATAATCAGGAAAAGCATTATGTGTCTTTTTCGGTAGGAAGCGCAATAACTTCGCTGTCTATTCCTGAAAAAGAATATGAAGAGTGTCTGCTGAAAGCAAAAGCGATGCATGAGGTTTTGCAGTGA
- the tilS gene encoding tRNA lysidine(34) synthetase TilS produces MKNILQNHIDNEIPYLKKKKLLLAVSGGLDSMVLLRLFQELQYDIAIAHCNFQLRGMESFGDQKFIQDYADANRIPIFVTQFDTQAFAKDYKLSTQVAARELRYNWFYELLETEKFDYLLTAHHADDNLETFLINLTRGTGLEGLTGIPVQNNRVVRPLLFFSRQEIENYAIANAVEWREDSSNASDKYVRNKIRHHLIPVLKELNPNFMSSFHNTERYLQESLAMVEDAAIMVYQQVANEVGDQIHFDLNQLMKLPNYQSYLYQWLKEFGFTAWDDIYDLVNSQSGKQVFAADFRLLKDRDSLILSPIDETEEVEFLIDESTKEIKIPLKMAFSKVTAISVASNTVIFVDADQLVYPLVLRKWKTGDVFSPFGMGGKSKKVSKLYKDEKLSLIEKENTWLLCSNNQIVWVIGIRADERFRTINSTKNILKIELI; encoded by the coding sequence ATGAAAAACATTCTGCAAAACCATATCGATAATGAAATCCCGTATTTGAAGAAAAAAAAACTGCTTCTAGCCGTAAGCGGCGGTTTGGACAGTATGGTTTTATTGCGTTTGTTTCAGGAACTGCAGTATGATATTGCTATTGCTCACTGCAATTTTCAGCTTCGGGGAATGGAAAGTTTTGGAGATCAAAAATTTATTCAAGACTATGCAGATGCAAATAGAATTCCAATTTTTGTAACACAGTTCGATACTCAGGCTTTTGCAAAAGATTATAAATTGTCAACACAGGTTGCAGCGAGAGAATTGAGATATAATTGGTTCTATGAACTGTTAGAAACCGAAAAATTTGATTACCTGCTGACAGCCCATCATGCCGATGACAATCTTGAAACTTTTTTGATAAATCTCACGCGGGGAACCGGATTGGAAGGACTGACTGGAATTCCCGTGCAGAATAACAGAGTTGTAAGACCTTTACTGTTTTTCTCCCGCCAGGAAATTGAAAATTATGCTATTGCAAATGCTGTTGAATGGCGTGAAGACAGCAGTAATGCCTCTGATAAATATGTGCGGAACAAAATCCGTCATCATTTGATTCCGGTTTTAAAAGAGCTGAATCCTAATTTTATGAGCTCCTTTCATAATACCGAACGCTATCTGCAGGAATCTTTGGCAATGGTCGAAGATGCAGCTATTATGGTGTATCAGCAAGTAGCAAATGAAGTGGGTGATCAAATTCATTTTGATTTAAATCAATTGATGAAACTTCCCAATTATCAGTCGTATTTGTACCAATGGCTTAAAGAATTTGGCTTTACAGCTTGGGATGATATTTATGACTTGGTTAACAGCCAGTCCGGCAAGCAGGTTTTTGCTGCTGATTTTCGTTTGCTGAAAGACAGAGATTCTCTTATTTTATCGCCGATTGATGAAACTGAGGAAGTGGAGTTTTTGATTGATGAAAGTACGAAAGAAATTAAGATTCCCTTAAAAATGGCCTTTTCTAAAGTTACTGCCATTTCTGTTGCTTCAAATACAGTTATATTTGTGGACGCTGATCAATTAGTGTATCCATTGGTTTTGCGAAAATGGAAAACGGGTGATGTATTCTCACCTTTTGGAATGGGCGGAAAGTCAAAAAAAGTGAGCAAGCTTTATAAAGACGAAAAACTGTCTTTAATCGAAAAAGAGAACACCTGGCTTTTGTGTTCCAATAATCAGATTGTCTGGGTCATTGGAATAAGAGCAGACGAAAGATTCAGAACCATAAATTCGACCAAAAACATACTCAAAATAGAATTAATTTAG
- a CDS encoding protein-disulfide reductase DsbD family protein has protein sequence MKKILFILFAFLAFTKADAQVLDPAKWTTSIEKKSETNYILTFNAVIEKDWHIYSQFTPDGGPLPLEIIFKDQKGNFDLVGKAKESKTTKAFNDVFGVDEIFFHDKAQIQQEIKLINTKVTAIQAELNYQICKEVCINLEKKFTFKIPGAAATAVTTEKLAVTDTKLDTVKTDTAAAITVTAKEDIKPVENKTAEQPKPATEKGLWSIFLLAFFGGLIATFTPCVFPMIPMTVSFFLKQSTNKVKGKFNALFYGFCIVAICVVLTVPFHILEGISRDIFSEISTNVYLNLTFFIIFVVFAISFFGAFEITMPNKMANKVDNASNTGGLIGIFFMALTLIIVSFSCIGPALGFVFGTSLNSDGGAKILSLAMFGFGLGLALPFMFFALAPSLLSNLPKSGGWLNTVKVVFGFIELALAFKFLSNADIGLDLHFLEREVFISIWIAIFGTLGLYLFGKITLPHDSPFSHISVGRMLLGLITFAFTIYLIPGLWGAPLKLVSAFPPPMTYSESPNGVGNRSVMNENVLPKGAVLGVHNLMSFEDYEQGLAYAKKVNKPVLIDFTGKQCVNCRLMENNVWSDESVLKILKNDVVLISLYGDDKKVLPLNEQYISKETGSEINTIGEKWSEFQIQRFKNNSRPYYVLLDLNEKELNTPVSYTSDIEEYETWLKAGISNFKK, from the coding sequence ATGAAGAAAATACTTTTTATACTGTTTGCTTTTCTAGCTTTCACCAAAGCAGATGCACAAGTTCTGGATCCTGCAAAATGGACAACATCTATTGAAAAAAAATCGGAAACTAATTACATTTTAACTTTTAATGCCGTAATCGAAAAGGATTGGCATATTTATTCACAGTTTACTCCAGACGGAGGACCGCTGCCTCTGGAAATTATTTTTAAAGACCAAAAAGGGAATTTTGATTTAGTAGGCAAAGCCAAAGAAAGCAAGACAACTAAGGCTTTTAACGATGTTTTTGGTGTTGATGAAATTTTCTTTCATGATAAAGCTCAGATTCAGCAGGAAATAAAGCTTATAAATACTAAAGTTACAGCTATTCAGGCAGAATTGAATTATCAGATATGTAAAGAGGTTTGTATCAATCTGGAAAAGAAATTTACTTTCAAAATTCCAGGAGCGGCAGCAACAGCAGTGACAACAGAAAAGCTAGCCGTTACAGATACAAAACTAGATACTGTTAAAACTGATACGGCAGCTGCAATTACCGTAACTGCAAAAGAAGATATAAAACCGGTTGAAAATAAAACTGCAGAGCAGCCAAAACCTGCCACAGAAAAAGGATTATGGTCGATTTTTTTGTTAGCTTTTTTTGGTGGGTTAATTGCAACTTTTACTCCTTGCGTTTTTCCTATGATTCCAATGACGGTGAGTTTTTTTCTTAAGCAATCTACAAATAAAGTAAAAGGTAAGTTTAATGCCTTATTTTATGGTTTTTGTATCGTTGCAATCTGTGTAGTTTTGACGGTTCCATTTCATATTTTAGAAGGAATTAGTAGAGATATTTTTTCTGAAATTTCAACAAATGTTTATTTGAACTTGACGTTTTTTATAATTTTTGTTGTTTTTGCTATCTCATTTTTTGGAGCTTTTGAAATTACAATGCCAAATAAAATGGCGAATAAAGTTGATAATGCTTCTAATACAGGAGGCTTGATCGGGATATTTTTTATGGCATTAACCCTTATAATAGTTTCGTTTTCATGTATAGGTCCAGCATTAGGATTTGTTTTTGGAACTTCTTTGAATTCTGATGGAGGTGCAAAGATTTTATCTTTAGCAATGTTTGGTTTTGGGTTAGGATTAGCGTTGCCTTTTATGTTTTTTGCATTAGCACCAAGTTTATTAAGTAATTTGCCAAAATCAGGAGGATGGTTGAATACTGTAAAAGTTGTTTTTGGATTTATTGAATTAGCGTTGGCGTTTAAATTCTTATCTAATGCTGATATTGGGTTAGATTTGCATTTTTTAGAAAGAGAAGTTTTTATATCAATTTGGATTGCTATTTTTGGAACATTAGGACTATATTTATTTGGGAAAATTACTTTACCGCATGATAGTCCATTTAGTCATATCTCGGTCGGAAGAATGTTATTAGGTTTGATTACTTTTGCGTTTACAATTTATCTCATCCCTGGACTTTGGGGAGCTCCTCTGAAGCTTGTTTCTGCATTTCCTCCGCCAATGACATATAGCGAAAGCCCTAATGGGGTTGGTAATAGATCAGTTATGAATGAGAATGTTCTGCCAAAAGGAGCTGTTTTGGGTGTACATAACTTAATGTCTTTTGAAGATTATGAACAAGGATTGGCTTATGCGAAAAAAGTTAATAAACCAGTTTTAATTGATTTTACAGGCAAACAATGTGTTAATTGTCGATTGATGGAAAATAATGTATGGTCTGATGAATCAGTTTTAAAAATATTAAAAAATGATGTGGTTTTAATTTCTTTATATGGAGACGATAAAAAAGTATTACCGCTGAATGAGCAATATATTTCTAAAGAAACAGGTAGTGAAATTAATACTATTGGTGAAAAGTGGAGTGAATTTCAAATTCAGAGATTTAAAAACAATTCTAGGCCTTATTATGTTCTTTTAGATTTGAATGAAAAAGAGCTAAATACTCCAGTTTCTTATACGTCAGATATAGAGGAATATGAGACTTGGCTAAAAGCTGGTATTTCAAATTTTAAGAAATAA
- a CDS encoding NADPH-dependent FMN reductase, with translation MSSRKNIFILIGSAGKNSVNEKLTDIFIRLTKDVFSFTVFKDLKILPHFDPELSAGSPPEAITEFRNNIDKADGLLICTPEYVFSIPSGLKNAIEWCVSTTVFLDKPTGLITASASGEKAHEELQLIMRTLMSKFTDETTLLIQGAKGKINEQEQFSDNKTEKNFLKFIDAFTTLVNLS, from the coding sequence ATGAGCAGCAGAAAAAATATTTTTATACTAATTGGAAGTGCCGGTAAAAATTCTGTAAACGAAAAATTAACTGACATTTTCATCCGTTTAACTAAAGACGTTTTCAGTTTTACTGTATTTAAAGATTTGAAAATACTGCCTCATTTTGATCCGGAACTTTCAGCAGGCAGCCCGCCTGAAGCAATAACTGAGTTCAGAAATAACATTGATAAAGCTGATGGCTTATTAATATGTACTCCTGAATATGTTTTTAGCATCCCAAGCGGATTAAAAAATGCAATTGAATGGTGTGTTTCGACAACTGTTTTTTTAGACAAGCCAACTGGACTTATAACTGCCTCTGCAAGCGGAGAAAAAGCACACGAAGAACTACAGCTTATTATGAGAACTTTGATGTCCAAATTCACTGATGAGACTACTTTATTGATTCAAGGCGCGAAAGGTAAAATTAACGAGCAAGAACAATTTTCAGATAATAAAACCGAAAAGAATTTCCTAAAATTTATCGATGCTTTTACAACATTAGTAAATCTCTCTTAA
- a CDS encoding ammonium transporter: MRKIILSVILITILVLSIFSIHFLNESKTLGAHVIELKLDTGDTAWMIVATALVLLMTPGLGFFYGGMVGKKNVISTMLQSYMAMVVVTVLWVLIGFGLCFGPSIGGIIGDPSSNLLFNNVSANTAWELAPTIPMILFALFQAKFAIITPALVTGAFAERVRFWAYLLFMVLFILVVYAPLCHMTWHPDGLFFGWGVLDFAGGTVVHMSAGWAALAGAIFLGKRKVQKTNPARITYVLLGTGLLWFGWFGFNAGSAAGSGSLAAQALGTTTVAAAAAAMGWVFLDKIMGHKLSAMGASIGAVVGLVAITPAAGFVSIPHAMAIGIIASIVSNLVVSKFPKGKIDDALDVFACHGVGGMVGMLLTGVFASKAVNPIVGDNQGLIFGDPTLFLIQLKALVIVSIFAFTASYALFFIVNKITPLRVTEEKEELGLDISQHGEYL, translated from the coding sequence ATGCGAAAAATTATTTTAAGTGTGATACTTATCACAATTCTGGTATTATCCATTTTTTCAATTCATTTTCTTAATGAATCCAAAACATTAGGAGCTCATGTTATTGAATTAAAACTAGACACAGGAGACACAGCGTGGATGATTGTAGCAACCGCTCTCGTATTATTAATGACGCCAGGACTTGGATTCTTTTATGGAGGAATGGTTGGCAAAAAGAATGTCATCAGTACTATGCTGCAAAGCTACATGGCAATGGTCGTGGTAACAGTATTATGGGTTCTAATTGGATTTGGATTATGCTTTGGACCGTCAATTGGAGGTATTATCGGAGATCCGTCCTCAAACCTATTATTCAATAATGTAAGCGCCAACACTGCTTGGGAATTGGCTCCGACAATCCCAATGATTTTATTTGCTTTATTTCAGGCTAAATTTGCGATTATCACACCGGCTTTGGTTACGGGAGCTTTTGCAGAAAGAGTTCGTTTTTGGGCCTACCTATTATTTATGGTCTTATTTATATTAGTTGTGTATGCTCCATTATGCCACATGACTTGGCATCCTGACGGATTATTCTTTGGATGGGGAGTATTGGATTTTGCAGGAGGAACTGTAGTACACATGAGTGCAGGATGGGCTGCTCTTGCTGGAGCAATCTTCTTAGGAAAAAGAAAAGTTCAAAAGACTAACCCTGCCCGTATTACTTATGTATTATTAGGAACTGGTTTATTATGGTTTGGATGGTTTGGATTCAATGCAGGTTCTGCTGCAGGATCTGGAAGTCTTGCTGCGCAGGCATTAGGAACTACAACTGTAGCTGCTGCTGCTGCCGCAATGGGATGGGTATTCCTAGATAAAATTATGGGACACAAACTTTCTGCAATGGGAGCTTCTATCGGTGCAGTAGTTGGATTAGTTGCTATCACACCTGCTGCCGGATTTGTAAGCATTCCTCACGCTATGGCAATAGGTATCATCGCAAGTATTGTAAGTAATCTTGTTGTAAGCAAATTTCCTAAAGGAAAAATTGATGATGCTTTGGATGTATTCGCCTGTCACGGTGTCGGCGGTATGGTAGGTATGCTTTTAACTGGTGTTTTTGCTTCAAAAGCTGTTAACCCAATCGTAGGTGATAACCAAGGTTTAATTTTCGGAGATCCAACTTTGTTTTTAATTCAATTAAAAGCATTAGTTATCGTTTCTATATTTGCTTTCACTGCTTCTTACGCTTTATTCTTTATTGTGAATAAAATCACTCCATTAAGAGTTACTGAAGAAAAAGAAGAACTAGGATTAGACATCTCGCAACACGGAGAATATTTATAA